The following coding sequences lie in one Candidatus Eremiobacterota bacterium genomic window:
- a CDS encoding DoxX family protein, whose amino-acid sequence MFPRLEHFTDVALVFLRLMVGLVFLDSGYKDLKDRAARSKSVGLPPGVTLFLGLAEVLGGLAIVIGFLTQLASIGLVLIMLGALQKKIFVWKTGFWGDDGLGWSYELILVSMLLVILCTNGGRFVLS is encoded by the coding sequence ATGTTTCCGCGACTCGAGCATTTTACGGACGTTGCTCTCGTATTCCTCAGACTGATGGTAGGCCTGGTCTTTCTCGATAGCGGCTACAAGGACTTAAAAGATCGGGCCGCTCGGAGCAAGAGTGTCGGCCTGCCTCCCGGCGTCACGCTTTTCTTGGGCCTGGCCGAAGTGCTGGGCGGACTTGCGATCGTCATCGGTTTTCTGACCCAGCTGGCCTCCATCGGATTGGTGCTCATTATGCTGGGCGCCCTGCAAAAGAAAATCTTCGTATGGAAGACTGGGTTCTGGGGCGACGACGGGCTGGGATGGAGCTACGAGCTCATCTTGGTCTCGATGCTGCTCGTTATTCTATGCACGAACGGCGGCCGCTTCGTTTTGAGCTAA